In Nocardioides cavernae, a single genomic region encodes these proteins:
- a CDS encoding MaoC family dehydratase, giving the protein MAGDRVVAPSAEDVLALVGRAVGPSEWLVVGQDRVDAFARSVDDWHWAHNDVEVASRGPFGGPIGHAHLTLSLVPHLFASLVGFAEGEDAMFYGYNRVRFPTAVPVGSAIRMRADLVDVVDIGGGEQLTVDLTVEIDGVERPACVAQALFRHYPVRAPD; this is encoded by the coding sequence GGGTCGTGGCACCCAGCGCGGAGGACGTGCTCGCCCTGGTGGGCCGCGCGGTGGGCCCCTCCGAGTGGCTGGTCGTCGGGCAGGATCGCGTGGACGCCTTCGCCCGCTCGGTCGACGACTGGCACTGGGCGCACAACGACGTCGAGGTCGCGTCTCGCGGACCGTTCGGCGGCCCCATCGGGCACGCACACCTGACGTTGAGCCTGGTCCCGCACCTCTTCGCGTCCCTCGTCGGCTTCGCCGAGGGAGAGGACGCGATGTTCTACGGCTACAACCGGGTGCGGTTCCCCACCGCCGTGCCCGTCGGCTCCGCCATCCGGATGCGGGCCGACCTCGTCGACGTGGTCGACATCGGCGGCGGCGAGCAGCTGACCGTGGACCTCACGGTCGAGATCGACGGGGTCGAGCGTCCGGCCTGCGTGGCCCAGGCACTCTTCCGGCACTACCCGGTGCGTGCTCCGGACTGA
- a CDS encoding VOC family protein: MAARLHALTVLASDPGALASFWGDLLGWQRSGLELRPDADAPMRLAFEAADLPRARLNQVHFHLTSYTASQEANVARVLELGGSHLDVGQLPEEDHVVLADPEGNEFCVIEETNNWLAGMGFLGEVAADGTREVGLFWAAALDWPLVHDEDGETAIQPPQGGMKIAWGGPPLNERADRNRMHLVLVADDLDVEVERLVSLGASVVARSDDVEMADPDGNEFRLRRV, translated from the coding sequence ATGGCTGCCCGACTGCACGCGCTGACCGTCCTCGCCTCGGACCCCGGGGCCCTCGCCTCGTTCTGGGGCGACCTGCTCGGCTGGCAACGCTCGGGGCTCGAGCTGCGGCCGGACGCCGATGCACCGATGCGGCTGGCGTTCGAGGCGGCGGACCTCCCACGGGCCCGGCTGAACCAGGTCCACTTCCACCTGACCAGCTACACCGCCTCGCAAGAGGCGAACGTCGCCCGCGTGCTCGAGCTGGGTGGGTCGCACCTCGACGTCGGGCAGCTCCCCGAGGAGGACCACGTCGTCCTCGCCGATCCGGAGGGCAACGAGTTCTGCGTGATCGAGGAGACCAACAACTGGCTCGCCGGCATGGGGTTCCTCGGTGAGGTGGCGGCGGACGGCACGCGCGAGGTCGGCCTCTTCTGGGCTGCGGCCCTCGACTGGCCGCTGGTCCACGACGAGGACGGCGAGACCGCGATCCAGCCGCCGCAGGGCGGGATGAAGATCGCCTGGGGAGGCCCGCCGCTCAACGAGCGCGCCGACCGGAACCGGATGCACCTCGTCCTGGTCGCCGATGACCTCGACGTCGAGGTCGAGCGGCTGGTGTCCCTCGGCGCCTCCGTCGTGGCGCGAAGCGACGACGTCGAGATGGCCGACCCGGACGGGAACGAGTTCCGCCTCCGCCGGGTCTGA
- the arr gene encoding NAD(+)--rifampin ADP-ribosyltransferase yields MSDVLDDGPFFHGTKADLQPGDLLTAGFRSNYRPEVVMNHIYFTALHDGAGLAAELAAGHGEPRVYQVEPTGSFEDDPNVTDKKFPGNPTRSYRSTEPIRVVAEVEDWPRLAPEALQAWRDRLRVILEDERGEIIN; encoded by the coding sequence GTGAGCGACGTGCTGGACGACGGGCCGTTCTTCCACGGCACCAAGGCCGACCTGCAGCCGGGCGACCTGCTGACCGCGGGCTTCCGGTCGAACTACCGGCCCGAGGTCGTGATGAACCACATCTACTTCACCGCCCTGCACGACGGCGCGGGCCTCGCCGCCGAGCTCGCGGCGGGCCACGGCGAGCCCCGGGTCTACCAGGTCGAGCCGACCGGATCCTTCGAGGACGACCCCAACGTCACCGACAAGAAGTTCCCCGGCAACCCGACGCGGTCCTACCGCAGCACCGAGCCGATCCGCGTCGTCGCCGAGGTGGAGGACTGGCCCCGGCTCGCGCCGGAGGCCCTGCAGGCGTGGCGCGACCGGCTACGGGTGATCCTCGAGGACGAGCGCGGCGAGATCATCAACTGA